The following proteins come from a genomic window of Deltaproteobacteria bacterium:
- a CDS encoding fatty acid desaturase, giving the protein MPDVTPPPKIPPAVLRELYQHTWYHNLKIPLFYAMIVSAGCVAWNTEHTWVRWLMYAGIGYLWMSIVTFMHDCTHSVLFKKRWKNWAFGIFSTLPIIVTFISFKEDHLEHHRYNRTFKDPDAFTMGKRGLGDFALFYAYLVIGGILTILQFNFIDPAQQFRGRRLLIHLFELSLRVVVYTGLILWTAQHGLLGKFLRLWLIPGYIFSLLNSVRFIAEHYETPWDAGQLAGTRTIISNQVNSFFWNNINYHIGHHVYPGVPWYNLQKLHKELLPEIVRQQAVVDRSYFAVFFEACRKGPESVERNAEMLVRRHERSTSSATAV; this is encoded by the coding sequence ATGCCTGACGTAACCCCTCCCCCCAAAATTCCCCCTGCAGTTCTGCGGGAGCTCTATCAACACACCTGGTATCACAACCTCAAAATCCCGCTGTTCTATGCGATGATCGTGAGCGCAGGGTGCGTCGCCTGGAATACCGAGCATACCTGGGTGCGTTGGCTCATGTATGCAGGGATCGGCTATTTGTGGATGAGTATCGTGACCTTCATGCACGACTGCACACATAGTGTGCTGTTTAAGAAGCGCTGGAAGAACTGGGCGTTTGGCATTTTTTCTACGCTGCCCATCATCGTTACCTTTATCTCGTTCAAAGAAGATCACTTGGAGCACCATCGCTATAATCGCACCTTCAAAGATCCTGACGCTTTCACTATGGGAAAACGCGGACTCGGCGATTTTGCCCTCTTTTATGCCTATCTTGTGATTGGTGGAATTCTGACGATCCTGCAGTTCAACTTCATTGATCCTGCCCAACAATTTCGTGGTCGGCGGCTACTGATCCATCTTTTTGAATTGTCTCTCCGGGTCGTGGTGTATACTGGTCTGATTCTGTGGACCGCACAACACGGCCTCCTTGGCAAATTCCTGCGCCTGTGGCTGATTCCTGGCTATATCTTTTCCCTCTTGAACAGCGTGCGCTTCATTGCTGAGCATTATGAAACTCCCTGGGATGCTGGACAACTTGCCGGGACCCGCACGATTATCAGTAACCAGGTAAACAGCTTCTTCTGGAACAATATCAATTACCATATTGGTCACCACGTGTATCCCGGAGTGCCGTGGTACAACCTGCAAAAGCTGCACAAAGAGTTATTGCCAGAAATCGTCCGACAGCAAGCTGTAGTCGATCGCAGCTATTTTGCCGTTTTTTTCGAGGCATGCAGGAAAGGACCGGAATCCGTTGAGAGAAACGCCGAGATGCTCGTCCGGCGCCATGAGCGAAGCACTTCCTCTGCCACCGCGGTATAA